The following proteins are encoded in a genomic region of Nitratireductor sp. GISD-1A_MAKvit:
- a CDS encoding LysR substrate-binding domain-containing protein, producing MHTYSVAAACVSQGVGCAIVDEFSARYTRGVRLRPLVPDLKFSITALTSENRAISNAEEMFIRILRSACQELHRET from the coding sequence GTGCATACCTATTCGGTGGCAGCGGCCTGCGTTAGTCAGGGTGTCGGATGCGCCATCGTCGATGAATTTTCCGCCCGGTACACACGCGGCGTGCGCCTCAGACCACTGGTCCCGGATTTGAAGTTCTCGATCACCGCGCTGACATCGGAAAACCGGGCGATTTCCAATGCTGAGGAAATGTTCATCCGGATCCTCAGATCGGCCTGTCAGGAACTGCATCGCGAGACTTGA